Part of the Eikenella corrodens genome is shown below.
TCCGGCGGCTTAATCGAGGTCAGCAGCCAAAACAGCAGGGTGTGAACGGCAATCACGAATACGAGCGCGGCCGGGGATAAAAGACGGTTTTCGTTTTGCATGATAGGGCGGCATATTAGTGCGAACTATTTTTGTTTGCAAGGAGTTTTTGTTCGGCTGTGCGAACGGCTGATGTTTTCTGGTAAAGCATGGTTTGGCTGATAGGTTTGGAGGCTACCTGAAAGCCGGTTGGCAGTTTCAGGTAGCCTTTCATGCTGCCGGATTGGTTTGGGCAGGAGTGGTGATATTGGTATAACTGTTTTTCTCTTGATTGATAATGTGAGATTAAAACAACAAACTTGCTATTTATATTTTTAAACGGTATTAAATGCTAAAAATATAGCAATCAAATATCTGGCCTGCCTGTGCGCTTGCCGATTCGGGCAGGAAAACTGCGTAATGCGGCGGCGGCGGGATTGTGGCGGCGGCTTGGATGTTTGTTTTTGTTAAAATCGCGCCTTTCTTTTGTTTCGGATGATTGCAGCCGTATGAAAACCCCTGCTTCCTGGTCGTCTAAAATCGGTTTTATCCTCTCCGCCGCCGGCTCTGCCATCGGCTTGGGCGCGATTTGGAAATTTCCCTACACCGCCGGTACTAATGGCGGCGCGGTATTTGTGCTGATGTTTTTGGTGTTTACCCTATTGGTGGCGCTGCCGGTGCAGCTGGCCGAGTTTTATATCGGCCGCAAGAGCGGCAAAAACGCGGTGGATGCGTTTAAAACGCTCGTGCCGAACAGCCTGTGGCCATGGATCGGACGCATGGGCGTGTTTGCCTGCTTTATTTTGCTGTCGTTCTACAGCGTGGTGGGCGGTTGGGTGTTGAATTATGTGGTGCACGCGTTTGACGGCAGCATCCATCCTGATGCAGATTTCGGCGCGCTGTTCGGCAGCACGATTTCCAATCCCGTCGGCTCAATCGCCTATCAGGGGCTATTTATGCTGATGACGGTGTGGGTGGTGAAAAGCGGCATTGCGGCAGGCATCGAACGGGCCAACAAATACATGATGCCCGCGTTGTTTGTGTTGCTGCTATTGCTGGCTGTACGTTCGCTCACGCTGGACGGCGCGATGGCGGGCATCTCCTTCCTGCTCAAACCCGATTGGTCGCACTTCACGCCGCAAACCATGCTCACCGCGCTGGGGCAGGCTTTTTTTGCGCTGAGCCTGGGCGTGTCCACCATGATTACTTATGCCGCCTATTTAGACAAAAAACAAGATTTGTTCCGCTCGGGTAACAGCATTATGTGGATGAACCTGCTGGTGTCTTTGTTGGCCGGTTTGGTTATTTTCCCCGCCGTGTTCGCCTTCAACTTTGAGCCGGGTCAGGGGCCGGGGCTGATTTTCGTGGTGCTGCCCGCTGTGTTTATGAAGCTGCCGCTGGGGCAGATTCTGTTTGCCGTGTTTATGCTGCTGGTAGTGTTCGCCACGCTCACTTCCGCCTTCTCCATGCTGGAAACCGTGATTGCCGCCGCCATCCGCGAAGACGAGCGCAAACGCAGCAAAACCACCTGGCTGATCGGTACGGCGATTTTTATTGTCGGCATTCCCTCCGCACTCTCGTTCGGCGTGCTCGCCGAATGGAAGCTGTTCGGCAAAACGCTGTTCGACCTGTGGGACTACATGATTACCGCGCTGATTATGCCGATCAGCTCGCTTTTGGTGGCGGTGTTTGTAGGCTGGATACGGCAGAAGAGCGATGTGTTGGCGCACATGCGCGAAGGCAGCAGCGTGCCGCAGGCCGTGATTGTGCTGTGGCTCAACGTCCTGCGCTTCCTCGCGCCGGTGGCGATTTTGCTGGTGTTCGCCAATACGCTGGGCTGGATTTAGCAGCCTGCGGCCAGCCTTTGCTTGCTTGATAAAGGCTACCTGAAAACCCTTGGTTAGCGGTTTTCAGGTAGCCTTAACAGCAAACTGATTGAACTTTCGATGCCGGGCGATAAGCCGCAGGCGGTACGCAAGCGCGACAAGGCCGACCATGCCCTAGCATGGCGATTTTAAGCCGCCATACCAATATCGGAAGCAGGCAACGCGCCTATCATTAACCCATCCGCACCATTACAAGGAAACCTCATGCAAGCACTCATCATCGGCGCTACGGGCGCCACCGGCCAAGCGCTGCTGCCGCTTCTGGCGGATACGCCGCAGGTGGCGCAAATCCACAGCTTCGGCCGCCGCGCTCCCGCGTTTGTCCACGAAAAACTGCACAGCCGCATCATCGATTTCGCCCGGCCGCAAACTTGGGCGGAGAGCGTGCGCGGCGACACCGTGTTTGCCTGTTTGGGCACGACTTTGAAAGATGCGGGCGGCAAAGAGGCGCAATGGCAAATCGACTATGAGGCCAACCTCGCCTTCGCCCGCGCCGCCCGGCAAAACGGTGCGCAAACCCTGGTGCTGGTGTCTGCCTTCGGCGCGGATGCGCGCTCCCGGTTTTTCTACCCGCGCATGAAGGGCGCGCTCGAAGCCGCTTTGGCCGAACTCGGTTTCCCGCACCTCGTCATCTTCCGCCCGCCGCTGCTGATCCGCCCCGGCAGCACGCGCGTATCCGAACGCCTTTTTGCGCACTGCCTGCGTCTGCTCAATGCTGCCGGTTTGTTTCAGAGCCAGCGCCCGCTGCACGTGGCCGAATTGGCCGAAGCCATGCGCCGCACCGCGCTGAACCCGCCAGCGGAGCGGGTGCGGGTGTATCAGCCTGAGGATATCCGGGCGTTGTTGAAATAAGGAAAAGGCTACCTGAAAAATCGGCCCTGAAGAATCCTGCAGGGCCGCGGCAAGCCGGTCGGACTTTCGATTCGAGGCAGTGCGGAAGCGCGGCCGTAGCGGAAGTTCGGTTGGCTATAAATTTTTCAGGTAGCCTTTCGGATTTCAGCCCGGCTCACCGGGTTTGCTCAAATTGCTCCTGCGCCCAGCGTTGGCGGTTGTCGGGGGTGTCGGCGGTTTGAGCCTGCCCCTGCCGCCAGTTGCGGTAGGTCTCGGCATCGAAGGCGATTACCCGACCGCCCATGGCGGCCACTTCGCCGGCCACGCTTTGGCTGATGCGCCAAGAGGCCAGGTCGGGGCAGGCCTTCGGCTCGGGATACCACAGCACCACCACCGCATCGCCGCCCTGCATTTGGGCTTCGAGCTGTTCGGCGTATTGGTCGATGGCTTGGTATTTCTGGTTGAGGCGGGTTTCCACGGCACGAACCACGTGCAGGGGGATGGGGGCGGTGCCGTTTTCCCATTGCGCCCATTCTTCGGCGGAAGCGCCGTGGGGGAAATCGACATTGGCAGCAAGAGCCTGGCCGGCTTCGGCTTGGGTGAGGCCGAGGTTGCGGCGCAGGGCTTTGAGTTCGATGGGGAACATGGTTTTCCTTTTAGGTTGGATTTTTACAAGAATTGGCGTAAATGTTTTTGGATGGAGTGATCGGAGGAGGTCTGTTAAATTTCAGGTAGCCTTCACCATACTTACCCCGTTCACCCTTGCACCTCATGCCGGTGCGGGCACTTCCTTTCTTTGCTTCGCCAAAGAAAGGAAGCAAAGAAAAGCGACTGCGGGCGCAGGTTTGGCTTTGCCAAACTTCCCTCACTCCGCGCAGTTTTTCGGGTGGGCTCGCGACTTGCGGCTGCGCCGCTTCGAACATGCAAGCCCTTATTTCCCGAAAAACCGCGCTCTGTTCGGCTGCGCCAGCAGAGAAGTACAGCCGCAACCATTTACGCCAAATATGATGGGTTTGGTTTCATGGAGAATTTATAGATTATTTAACTTGTGCGGCCAGGTGCTCTATCGCTGCCTGTGCGCAAAACAGGCCGAAAGCGGCGGTAACCAGCATGCTCGCGCCGTAGCCTGCGCAAGACAATCCCTGCGGTGCGGCATCGGTTTCGCAGGCGGCGCCGGTTTGCGGCGGGGTAACGTTTTCTTCGGAATAGATGCAGCTCACTTTCATGCGCTCTTTCGGATCGCGCGGAAAACCGTATCGGCGGCGCAGGGTGTAGCGCAGGTTGGAAAGCAGCGGGTCGTGGGTGGTGCGGGCGAGGTCGGCGCGGCGGATGAGGGCGGGGTCGCGCTGGCCGCCTGCGCCGCCGGACACCACAAAGGCTTGCTTTTTCGCCACAAAATGCGCGGCCATGGCGGCTTTCACGCGCACTTGGTCGATGGCGTCGATCACAAAATCAAACGGCTCGGCAAAAAGCGTGCCCACGTTTTCCGCGTCCACAAAATCTTCGATTTCGTGCACGGCGCAGGCGGGGTTGATTTGCAGGATGCGCCGGTGCAGCGCGGTTACTTTGGGCAGGCCGAAATTGTCGGTGAGCGCGTGAAGCTGGCGGTTGGTGTTGGATTCGGCCACGTTGTCCAAATCAATCAGCGTGAGCCGGCCGATGCCGCTGCGCGCCAGTGCCTCCACCGCCCAAGAGCCCACGCCGCCCACGCCCACCACGCAAACATGGGCTTGGGCAAAGCGTTGCAGGGCGGCTTGGCCGTAGAGTCGGGAAATACCGCCGAAGCGGCGCTCGGTTGGGGCGGAAATAATCATCGGGATAAGTCAAAAAACAGGTAGAAAAAATGGCACATTCGGTGCATCGGTATTATACTGTAAACGTATCAGGAAGAGACCCGTCAGGCGGCTGTAGCCTCTGCGCGGAAGCATTGGAAAATCGTTCACTAGGAGAAAGCTTATGTATCAACATATCGTGATTGCAGTAGACGGCAGCCGCACCTCCCAACACGCGCTCAAACAGGCCTGCGGCCTGGCTAAAGCCACCGGCGCGGCGCTCACATTGGTGCACGTGGCCAACCCCGCCGAATACGTGGCCACCGTTGCCCCCGAGTTTTTGCAGTATGAAAACTACGAAGCCGCCGCCACCGAACAAGGCAACGCGATTTTGGAGGCCGCTATCAAACAGGCGCGCGCCGACTTGGGCGAAAATGCTAAAATCGGCAGCCACCTGCTCGTGATCAGCAAAAACGCACGCGATATGGCCAAAAGCCTGGTGGATTATGCCACCGAGCAGAAAGCCGACCTGCTGGTGCTGGGCACCCACGGCCGCACCGGCCTGATGCACCTCCTGATGGGCAGCTTCGCCGAAACCGTGATGCGCGAGACCCGCCTGCCGCTGTTGATTATCCGCCGCGAAGCATAAGGCTGAAGATTGAGGCAGGATTAGAGGCTACCTGAAAGTTTCAGGTAGCCTTTTGCCAATGGGGAAGGCAATGGAACGGAAACTTTATTACAGTTGGTGGCACTCCCTGGAGCTGCTGTTTTACGGCGGCTTTTTCGGGCTGTTTTGCGTGTGCTTGATTTGTTCGGCCCTGTGGGGCGATCGGGCTGTTTTGTCCGAGATCAGCTATTGGTATTGGTTTTTGCTGCTTCTTACCCTGTTTTCTTGGCTGTTTTGTTGGCTGCAATATGCCGTGGTGCTGCCGATGTTGCTGTTGCGCAAGCCGGTGGTGCATATGGACGAACAGGGCATTGCGGTGCACGATGCGCTGAATTTTTTCAATAAGCATCGCAAATGGTCGACCAAGTGGGACAATATCCAGGCGGTGGGCGTTGGCCTAGAGACATTAAAAAAGCACCACCCCTATCTCGGCAAGTTTTTACGCCCGCGTATCGGAGTCATGATTCAGCGGCGTCATGTTGCCTATGGGGAAGATCATCATTATGTTGTGGTGTCCAGCGGGATGATGCCGGGGCAGGAAAAAGGCGTAAGCGAGGCCATATTGGCCGCGTGGCGGCAATATAAGGCGGGCATATCGAATAAAATTCCCTATACTGCCCAGTCGCTCTATCGGATGAAGCAGGATGATTTTGCCAATTTGATTTGGTTTCTCGATGAAGAGGCGCCGTTTGCCATGTTGGATTTGGAAAAGGGCGTGCCCACCAAGCACGATTTGGTTTATCTTTATCAATTCAAAAAGATATTTGGCAGCGAAAAGATTAAAATCCACTACAACAAAATACAAAAGCGGCTAAAAATCACGCAAGAAGACGGCATCAGCCCACCGCGCCATTTGCCTGCTGTGGAAGCGGAGCTGTTGCGCATAGTGAATCTGCATTTGTATGACTGATGGGCCGGATGGATTGAGGCTACCTGAAAATGCAGCACGGCAAGTTTCTGCGCAGCTGGATTTTTCAGGTAGCCTTTTGTGTTCGGTATGCGGGCTGAGTAGCGGGGTATGGTTTTCAGGTAGCCTCTGCAGGCTGGGGCGGGCTTACAAAAACAGTTGCAGCAAATCGTTTAAATAGCGTTGGCCGCGTTCGGTGGGGCGCAGGAGGGTGGGGTCGGGGTCGATGAGGCCGAGCCGGGTGGCTTCCTGCAGGGGGCGGGCGATGGCGGCGAGGCTGTGGCCGGTGCGCTCTTGGAACAGGCGGGCGGGTACGCCGCCGGTGAGGCGCATGGCGTTGAGCATGAATTCGAAGGGCAGCTCGCTTGGGGCTACCTGAAAACGTTCGACGGCATCGGCGGGGTTGCCTTGCATGGCGGCGAGGTAGCTGCGGGGGTGGCGGGCACGGGTGGTGCGCGTGATGCCGCTGTGGCTGCTGATTTTTCCGTGGGCGCCGGCGCCGATGCCGATGTAGTCGCCGAATTGCCAGTAGTTGAGGTTGTGGCGGCATTGCTGGCCGTTTTGGGCGAAGGCGCTGGTTTCGTAGCGTTCGAAGCCGGCGGCAAACAGGGTGTGGTGCACGGCTTGTTCGATGGTGTAGGCGGCGTCTTCTTCGGGGATGCCGGGGGGCGGGGTGCGGCCGAAGGGGGTGTTGGGCTCCATGGTGAGGTGGTAGGCGCTGATGTGGGTTACGCCGAAGGAGAGGGCGGTTTCGGCATCGCGCCGGGCTTCTTCTGGGGTTTGGTGCGGCAGGGCATACATGAGGTCGGTGTTCACGCGGGGGAAGATGGCGAGCGCGGCTTCGATGGCGGCGCGGGCTTCATCGCCGTTGTGGATGCGGCCGAGGGCGTGCAGTTTGGCGTTGTCGAAACTTTGGATGCCGAGCGACAGGCGGGTGATGCCGGCTTCGGCGTAGCCTTGGAAGCGGGCTTGCTCGAAAGTGCCGGGGTTGGCTTCGAGGGTGATTTCGGCTTCGGGCTGCAGGCGCACCAGGGCGCGCACGCCGGAAAGCAGGCGGCTGATGGATTCGGCGGAAAACACGCTGGGGGTGCCGCCGCCGATGAAAATAGTGTCCACCGGCCGCCCCCAGATGTGGGGCAGTTCGTGTTGCAGGTCGGCGAGCAGGGCGTTGATGTAGGCGGCTTCGTCGGTGTCGGGCTTGAGGCGGTGGGAGTTGAAGTCGCAATAGGGGCATTTTTGAATGCACCAGGGGATGTGGATATAGAGCGAGAGCGGGGGCAGGGCGCTGAGGCCGGAGCCGGGGGCTTGCAGTAGGGGCATGGTGTGGCGATTGGTTTTTAAAATAATGGGTTATTCGGCTTGGAAGGCTACCTGAAAAACTTGGCTGCCGATGCGGATGTCTGCCAGGTAGCCGTCGCGGCGGTCGGTGCACACGGGTAAGCGGATTTGGGCGGCAAGCCAGGAGCCGTCGGCCTGGCGCTGAAGCGGGAAGCGGTTGAAGCCCATGTCCATGCCGTCCATGCTGAAGCGCACTTCGGCCTGCTGCACTTGGGGCGGCACGTTTTCCAGGGTGATGTCGAAGGGGCGGTGGCGTGCGGCGGCAAAGCGGATTCGACTGCCGTCGGGCAGGGTGCAGCCTTGGCGCGGGTCGCAATCGGTTTGTACCACCGTTTCGGCAGCAGGCTGCTGCCCGGCACGCCATTGGCGTACGGCGAAGTGGCCGCCGGCCAGCAGCAACAGCGCGGCGAGGGCGAGCAGGATTTTGGCACGGGGGGTGGGCATTAAGAGGCTACCTGAAAAAGTTTGGGCGGGTTATCCGAATATAACAAGCATCACTACAAATGGAGCCAGTAAAAACGGCACAAAACTACCGAGAAAACCTATCCGAAACGCTGCCCACCCATCGGCTTCTACTTCCACCTGCCATATTAAGGCCACGATAAAGCCGATCACTAAAGCCGGTGTCGAAAACCAATATGCAAACCATAGTTCACCGTTATCAAACACGAGCACTGCCAGCCAATACCCCTATAATCCCAAATTCATGGCCAGCGAGATGCCCGACACAAAATACGGCCGAACGCTCGACATTTTCCAACTGCACAGCCAAGCCAGCAGGGTGGGGATGAGCAGAAGAATATAGTTAACAAGGGCTACGTCTTCCAAAAAAGGTAAAGTAAATAACCCGATTGAGGGTGGCCAGCATAGCGTATATACCGTTAGCGGCAGATACAGCGCCAAGGCAATCAAAATATCTTTCCAATACGGATTAAGCTTGTTCCACATGTGTTTAACTTTTCAATTTCAGTTTTTCAGGTAGCCTTCCGCGGTATGGCAAAGGCTACCTGAAAATAAAAAATCAATAGGAACAACAATATTTGAGAAGCGCCGCTCAGGTTTCAGGCAGCCTCATTCATCAACGGTTGTTCTGTATGCGCTGCCCGGCGCGGCGGGCGGCTGGGCTGTTGGGGTAGGTTTGTATCAGCTTGCGCCAGGTAACGCGGGCGATGTCGCGCTGCTGCATGCCCCATTGGCAGCTGCCGACGCTGTAGAGGGCTTCGGCGGCTTTGGGGTTGGCGGCGAAGCGGGTGGCGAAGCGTTGGCCGGTGAGTATGACGGATTCGCAGTTGCGCAGTTTTTCGTGGCTCTGCATCAGCAGAAAGAGGGCGTTTTGCTCGGTGCGGCCGCCGCTGCCGCTGCGTTCGGCAAAGCGCAGTTGTTGCAGGGCCTGATTGTAGAGGCCGCTGCGGTAGAGTTGCAGGGCTTGCTGGTAGGCTTGTTCTTGCGGGTTTTCAGCCGGAGCGGCGGGCTCGGCGCTGATATGGCTGGTGCTGCGGCGGGCTGCGGCTCGGGTGTCGAGGAGTTGGGCGAGCTGCTGCTGGCGTTGTTGCAGCTCGCTGATTTGGCTGCGCAGTTCGGCAACTTGCTGTTGCAGTTGGCCGATTTGCTGGTTGTGGGCGTTGAGCTCGGTTTCGATGCGCTGCGGGGACTGGGGGTTGTCGGCAGGGGTTGTCGGCGCGGGGGGCAGGGCGGTGCAGGCGGCGAGGCCGCAGAGGGCGGCGGGGATGATTAGGCGCATGGGGTTTCCTCGGGATGACGTTTGCGCAGCAGGGTGAGGCCGTCGCCCAGGGGCAGGGTGAGGGCGGCTACGCGGGGGTCGGTTTGCAGGGATTGGTTGAAGGCGCGGATGCGCTCGATGGATTCGGGCGCGGGTTCGGCATTTTCTTGATACACGCGGCCGCCGAGCAGGAGATTATCGATGGCGATGAGGCCGCCGGGGCGCAGCAGGGTGAGGCAGCGTTCGTAGTAGTGGGCGGTGGGCGGTTTGTCGGCGTCGATCAGGGCGAAATCGTAGCTGCCGCTGCGGCCTTGTTCGATGAGTTGGTCGAGTGTGATGAGGGCAGGCTGGAGGTGGAGCTCGATTTTGTGCTCCACGCCGGCTTCGCGCCAGAAGCGACGCGCGGTGTTGGTGTAGGTGATGTTGATGTCGCAGGCGGTGAGGCGGCCGTGTTCGGGCAGGGCGAGGGCGACGGCGGTGCTGCTGTAGCCGGTGAACACGCCGATTTCTAGGCAGCGTTCGGCGCGGATGAGCTGCATGAGAAAGGCGAGGAGCTGGGCTTGCTCGGCGGCCAGGTGCATTTTGCCCATGCGGTGCTGCGCGGTGGTTTGGCGCAGGCGTTGCAACACTTCTGCTTCGGGCGGGTTGATGCTTTTCAGGTAGCCTGCAAGGCCGGGGGGCAGATGGGCGGTGGCTGCGGTCATGGCGCGGTGCGGGGTTTAGTAGGAATAGTAGGTGTAGGGTTTTTTAGCGACTTTGCCGGCGGCGAAATCGGCCTGCTCTTCGGGGTTGAGCTCGACATCCCACAACAGGCCGCGGTTTTGGAGGCGGCGTTCTTGCTCTTCGGGGTGTTCTTCGATGTATTTTTGCAGGAACTGGGTGGCGTCGGATTGGTAGTTATACATGGTGTGTTTTCCTGTGGTGCGGGGTAGCGGCGATTATAACGGAAAGCGCTTGGTTTGGCAGCCGTTGCGGCGAAAGGTTATACTGCGCACTTTATCTGAAACACGCGCCTGCGCGCACACCGCAGGCTACCTGAAAAACAAGAAGAGAACACATCCTATGCTGACTAGATGGCTGCGCAAAATCCTGCCGGGCAAACCTGAAGCCGCCGCAACGCATTCGCACAAACAGGTGCTGCCGCAAAACGAACACGGCATCACGCCGGACGGGATCAGCTATGCGGCGGAAAAGGTGGTGTCGCGGTTACAGCAGGCCGGTTTTGAGGCTTATGTGGTGGGCGGCGCGGTGCGCGATTTGCTTTTGGGTGTCGAGCCGAAAGATTTCGACGTGGCCACCAACGCCCGCCCTGAAGAAGTGCGCAAAGTATTCCGCCGCAGCCGCATCATCGGCCGCCGCTTTCAGATTGTGCACGTGATGGTGGGGCCGGAAACGATAGAAGTTACCACCTTCCGCGGCGGCAGCCGCCCCGCGCGGCAAAACGAACACGGCCGCATCATGCAAGACAACAGCTACGGCAGCATGGAGCAAGACGCCGCCCGCCGCGATTTCACCTGCAACGCCCTGTATTACAACCCCGCGCGCGGGGAAATCACCGATTTCCACCACGGCGTGGCCGATATCCGCGCCAAGCGCCTGGTGATGATCGGCGACGCCCGTGCACGCTATCAGGAAGACCCGGTGCGCATGCTGCGCGCCGCCCGGCTTTCCGGCAAACTCGGTTTTCAGGTAGCCCCCGACACCGCCGCGCCGATTGCCGAATGCCTGCACCTGTTGCCTAAAGAGCCGCTGGCGCGCCTGTTCGACGAAGTGATGAAACTCCTGTTTTCCGGCGCGGCCATCGATTGCCTCAAACAGATGCAGGCCCTGGGCATGGACGGCCAAAGCGTGCACCCCCTGCTTGCCTGCGCCTTGGAAAGGCTACCTGAAAACCAAGGGCGCGGCATCGTGGCGCTTGCCCTCAACAGCACCGACAGCCGCCTGCGCGCCGACCAAGGCGTATCCGTGGGCTTTGTGCTGGCCGCCGTATTGTGGCCGCAGGTGCGCGAAGCCTGGCAGCGCGTTCAGAATAGCGGGCTCAGAACCATGCCCGCACTCAGCGCCGCCGTAGCCGAAACCCGCGCCCACATGGAAAAAGGCTGGGGCGTGCCGCACCGCTTCACCGCCTCGATGCGCGAAATCTGGCAGTTCCAGCCCCAATTTGAGCACCGGCGCGGCGCCCGCCCCTTCCGCCTGCTCGCCCAGCCCCGTTTCCGCGCCGCTTACGATTTCCTGCTGCTGCGCGCCCGCGCCGGCGAAGTGGAGCAGGGCGTTGCCGACTGGTGGACAGCGTTCCAAGAGGCCGACGAAGAACAGCGCAAGCAGATGATTCAAGCCGCCGAACAACGCCCCGACAGCGGCGATGCCCCCGCCAAAAAACGCCGCCGCCGGCGCAAGAAGAAAACAGGCGCGGTAGATAAAGGCGCGGCCGAATAGGCGGCATTGGGTTGAAGCAGCCGTAAGCCGGATTCCCGAATCTGACACTTCATTACAAAGGCTACCTGAAAACCATCTTGGCATACATGCCCATCTTGCGGTTGTTTTGTCCACGCTACGCTTGTTAATTGGCAAAGGTATTGAATAAAAATTAGGACTAGGTAGATAAATTAAATATTCGCCTTCTAAACAAAGGAAAATGGATTTAAATCCGGGTATGCATGGAGAGAAAATAAATATTAGTTTCCTAGGAATATTTTACCAATTAAGCGAAGTTAATTTTAAAAGTTATTAGGAGGATATTTATGGGTAGAAAGATGTGTAGGCTTGCTGCCGACCCTAATTATTTATGGGATTCACCAATTGAAATAGATAC
Proteins encoded:
- a CDS encoding sodium-dependent transporter, translating into MKTPASWSSKIGFILSAAGSAIGLGAIWKFPYTAGTNGGAVFVLMFLVFTLLVALPVQLAEFYIGRKSGKNAVDAFKTLVPNSLWPWIGRMGVFACFILLSFYSVVGGWVLNYVVHAFDGSIHPDADFGALFGSTISNPVGSIAYQGLFMLMTVWVVKSGIAAGIERANKYMMPALFVLLLLLAVRSLTLDGAMAGISFLLKPDWSHFTPQTMLTALGQAFFALSLGVSTMITYAAYLDKKQDLFRSGNSIMWMNLLVSLLAGLVIFPAVFAFNFEPGQGPGLIFVVLPAVFMKLPLGQILFAVFMLLVVFATLTSAFSMLETVIAAAIREDERKRSKTTWLIGTAIFIVGIPSALSFGVLAEWKLFGKTLFDLWDYMITALIMPISSLLVAVFVGWIRQKSDVLAHMREGSSVPQAVIVLWLNVLRFLAPVAILLVFANTLGWI
- a CDS encoding NAD(P)H-binding protein, producing MQALIIGATGATGQALLPLLADTPQVAQIHSFGRRAPAFVHEKLHSRIIDFARPQTWAESVRGDTVFACLGTTLKDAGGKEAQWQIDYEANLAFARAARQNGAQTLVLVSAFGADARSRFFYPRMKGALEAALAELGFPHLVIFRPPLLIRPGSTRVSERLFAHCLRLLNAAGLFQSQRPLHVAELAEAMRRTALNPPAERVRVYQPEDIRALLK
- a CDS encoding DUF1870 family protein, with the translated sequence MFPIELKALRRNLGLTQAEAGQALAANVDFPHGASAEEWAQWENGTAPIPLHVVRAVETRLNQKYQAIDQYAEQLEAQMQGGDAVVVLWYPEPKACPDLASWRISQSVAGEVAAMGGRVIAFDAETYRNWRQGQAQTADTPDNRQRWAQEQFEQTR
- a CDS encoding tRNA threonylcarbamoyladenosine dehydratase — encoded protein: MIISAPTERRFGGISRLYGQAALQRFAQAHVCVVGVGGVGSWAVEALARSGIGRLTLIDLDNVAESNTNRQLHALTDNFGLPKVTALHRRILQINPACAVHEIEDFVDAENVGTLFAEPFDFVIDAIDQVRVKAAMAAHFVAKKQAFVVSGGAGGQRDPALIRRADLARTTHDPLLSNLRYTLRRRYGFPRDPKERMKVSCIYSEENVTPPQTGAACETDAAPQGLSCAGYGASMLVTAAFGLFCAQAAIEHLAAQVK
- a CDS encoding universal stress protein, translating into MYQHIVIAVDGSRTSQHALKQACGLAKATGAALTLVHVANPAEYVATVAPEFLQYENYEAAATEQGNAILEAAIKQARADLGENAKIGSHLLVISKNARDMAKSLVDYATEQKADLLVLGTHGRTGLMHLLMGSFAETVMRETRLPLLIIRREA
- the hemW gene encoding radical SAM family heme chaperone HemW, yielding MPLLQAPGSGLSALPPLSLYIHIPWCIQKCPYCDFNSHRLKPDTDEAAYINALLADLQHELPHIWGRPVDTIFIGGGTPSVFSAESISRLLSGVRALVRLQPEAEITLEANPGTFEQARFQGYAEAGITRLSLGIQSFDNAKLHALGRIHNGDEARAAIEAALAIFPRVNTDLMYALPHQTPEEARRDAETALSFGVTHISAYHLTMEPNTPFGRTPPPGIPEEDAAYTIEQAVHHTLFAAGFERYETSAFAQNGQQCRHNLNYWQFGDYIGIGAGAHGKISSHSGITRTTRARHPRSYLAAMQGNPADAVERFQVAPSELPFEFMLNAMRLTGGVPARLFQERTGHSLAAIARPLQEATRLGLIDPDPTLLRPTERGQRYLNDLLQLFL
- a CDS encoding tetratricopeptide repeat protein; protein product: MRLIIPAALCGLAACTALPPAPTTPADNPQSPQRIETELNAHNQQIGQLQQQVAELRSQISELQQRQQQLAQLLDTRAAARRSTSHISAEPAAPAENPQEQAYQQALQLYRSGLYNQALQQLRFAERSGSGGRTEQNALFLLMQSHEKLRNCESVILTGQRFATRFAANPKAAEALYSVGSCQWGMQQRDIARVTWRKLIQTYPNSPAARRAGQRIQNNR
- a CDS encoding class I SAM-dependent methyltransferase; the protein is MTAATAHLPPGLAGYLKSINPPEAEVLQRLRQTTAQHRMGKMHLAAEQAQLLAFLMQLIRAERCLEIGVFTGYSSTAVALALPEHGRLTACDINITYTNTARRFWREAGVEHKIELHLQPALITLDQLIEQGRSGSYDFALIDADKPPTAHYYERCLTLLRPGGLIAIDNLLLGGRVYQENAEPAPESIERIRAFNQSLQTDPRVAALTLPLGDGLTLLRKRHPEETPCA
- a CDS encoding DUF3460 family protein — protein: MYNYQSDATQFLQKYIEEHPEEQERRLQNRGLLWDVELNPEEQADFAAGKVAKKPYTYYSY
- the pcnB gene encoding polynucleotide adenylyltransferase PcnB, whose protein sequence is MLTRWLRKILPGKPEAAATHSHKQVLPQNEHGITPDGISYAAEKVVSRLQQAGFEAYVVGGAVRDLLLGVEPKDFDVATNARPEEVRKVFRRSRIIGRRFQIVHVMVGPETIEVTTFRGGSRPARQNEHGRIMQDNSYGSMEQDAARRDFTCNALYYNPARGEITDFHHGVADIRAKRLVMIGDARARYQEDPVRMLRAARLSGKLGFQVAPDTAAPIAECLHLLPKEPLARLFDEVMKLLFSGAAIDCLKQMQALGMDGQSVHPLLACALERLPENQGRGIVALALNSTDSRLRADQGVSVGFVLAAVLWPQVREAWQRVQNSGLRTMPALSAAVAETRAHMEKGWGVPHRFTASMREIWQFQPQFEHRRGARPFRLLAQPRFRAAYDFLLLRARAGEVEQGVADWWTAFQEADEEQRKQMIQAAEQRPDSGDAPAKKRRRRRKKKTGAVDKGAAE